The window GAAGAAGAATCCGGATTTTCCGCCATTGATGAGATGAAACAAAGGAAAAACCAGAAGGTCGGCTTAAATTGTGGCTATGGAGGCGAACGGAGAAAAatcagaggagagagaaagtagaaattgaagaagagagagaaaatgggaAAAGAGGAGAAAAGAAATAGCGGCGATGTAAAAGCGCCGGCCGACGAGAAAAGCATGAACCGCATGATAAGGGGAAAGGGTTTGAAAACGGGTAAGGGTGATGACGTAACGTGATATTCCCGGTAAGGTAGACTTTGAGAGGAGCGCGTTAACCGACGTTACGTTACGGAGAGATTTTTAACGGCAAATTTTAAggtattactattattttgtaattaggCTTTCGTTAACCGCAATTTGTGAGAGGTCAGGTCACCCTTCTGCTTTTAAGTGTTGCTGACTTGCTTCCTTCGTTTTCCTTCCTTCGTTTTCCTTCCTTGGTGAAGAAAGCTTTACGccctttatcttttatattttttttccatgaTTAGCAATAATAAAggatttttgaaattaatttaatatttataataagggATCGATTAATAAAAGGATAAAATTAGTTTGAACCACAAGAGTAGGACATAGTTTCTCTATATAAGCATCCGAACGTTTATGCTACATGACTAAAGATGTTTAAAACAAACCCGATGATTTGATATTTATCTGATCTTGTAATCAATTCAAATTGACAcgactttaaaatgaattataaataaataaaaatcaatgtagACACAAGATTTGATTTTAATCGATTAAAAATCGACCTGATGATCTAAATAAACACATATGTCAAGCTAATCAAAGAATTCaagaaactaaacttaattaaactaaataatatatatttataattaaaattctacTAATATATAAACTCATACACTGCTAAAGTCATTTGTGTGAACCTATACATAAAATAaacttttcaataaaaaaatgcaaGTAATGTATAAACATTAGACAAAACAATCCTTTTGTCTTAGAAAAAACTAATAACCACTTAGAAAGCTcatttacattaaaattaaaacaatttaaaaaataaaactaatagataattttttaaaaaaagccaaaatattCAATCACTAAGCTAAACATTGTGCACTGAATATTATTACTCCATTTTATTTACTTCATATGTCACATTTAGAATTTTAAACTATTCACGAATCACTTTTAGTTtacattttattcttaatataatttttaaaatgttaaatttaattttgcttgatttattttaattataatttttattaatattaatttttttataatttttagttattcaTAGTCAAAGTATTGATGATTGAAATAATATATTGGTAAACATATAAAAGCAATATATGAAGTGAATAGAAGGTAATATATGtttattaaaaaactaattgaATTTATTATGCGAAATGTTACCCACTTTATTTCATGGGAATGGTTAAattttaaaccaaaaaaaaaactaaaaatattaactGTAGCTtcataaatcaattaaaaaaaattattacgaATTTCTACATATAGTTTTGTGAATGGACCAATTTACTTTTTGttgttaaaaaataaagcaaTTAAACAAcgagatttttattttaaactagTATCGTGAAGCATCTAATCCTAACCCCATATATAAAATACGACTAATTCAATTAGAACCTAAATATCTCTATAATTCTACATATCACTATGGGCACCACTCCAATAATTTTTCCCTCAACCTAAATATTTCaagcaacaaataaaaattCTCATTCTTTCCTTTATCAAATCAATATACTATTttaaaacaacaacaaatagaagtatattttCACATTGATTGAGTTAGTTTCTTGACAGTTTAGATGTTAGAGGAAAACACTCCTCTGAGTTTAATTAATACCCCtattattataaaaactaaaaaaaaaattaactagaaaaaaattattttgaataactTTTTCGATTAAGCCAACAAATTGAGTGAAATTAGGATGGATCAATATTCAATATCATGTGGAGAATGAGGTAAGCAATAGTACAGTAGAGGGCGGGCGTGGGAGGCCCAGCTCCAGTTCCAGGGCCCAAGGACCAGCCCTTATTTCACATAAAAATGTTCCCTTTGCAGCCGTGCtacttaattttatatattacgagTACGactacatttatttatttattaatcattctttattttattaatgaacttaaATATTCTGTTACTTATTTGCTTTAATTATCACTTTTTCACTTTATTCTTCAGCGGCGCCTTTAGATATCactaattacattaatttatatattttctaaaactGTTTCCATTTTTTATtccaactttttttcttttggaaaGAATTCTATTGGAGCCATTGCATTGTAAAAAGCCCCAACAAATCCTTTGTATGAAGGcaattatttatttcttcttCAAAAATTAGTtgacaattaatttttttattcaaaaagtAGTATTTTGCAATATCTTTTTTCACTACATCTTTTGTAGTATTTTTAAAGaccacttttttaaaaaaaattttaaagtatcatctttctttttgaaaattttcatttatagtCAAAAGTCAATTAGAAATCGAGTCTTATTTCAAttgaaaaacaaattatttgtttttcagGTGAAgtcttaaatttgattttcatctaattcTCTTATTTTCTTAGCCTATATAATTTatgcaatttaaaaaaataaaaaaattaaccatAAGTTAATGTAGTGATTAGAAGTTATTCCTTTAATTCTTTCATATATTGGGTTGAGTATAATTTCAAGATAAAACAAACTTTTTAAATAGATCACCCTTTTAACAAGTTGGGTTGAAAAGCTAACTGGAGTCGAGGTATCTAGGAGTAGTATACTTATAACGAGATCTTTTATGTTAATTTCTCTTTTAGTTTAGCAAAGCATAGAGATGTCATTTAATTTGGAGATGTGATTTAATTGGTTTAAAAGTAAATTGACTAGAATATGACTCAATGGAACTCAAAAATGACTTAGAActtaagtttaatatatatcaGAAAATAACTTCACTTAAAACTTGACCTATTAATTAAAGCTTAACTTAACGGTTTGTTTGATAGTAAACattaaatagtgaaaaatgataatagaaaattactgtaattttggtaaaaaaatcTCTCAGTAAGTTTAATGATCATGTTTGTTTTCCTCTAATcaactcattttcttcacaaattcATTACAACGTATTACTATCTAAAAAGGGTGATATTAGGTAGAAAtagaaattgtaattttttcaataatcaaagtttcattaacATGAATTATACTATAGGTACATTTGATAGTAAGATTGTAATTAGTTATAAATAGTTATTAGTGATAGTCTTAGTGGTTAGTACTATAAAAGGGGATATAAGGGTgtattaaattttatgaaataaaatgaaataaaacttCTCTTCTATTTCTTCTCCTCTCCTAAAATTCTTATCTTCTCGTTCTCTTTACTCTCTCTTTCCTATGCACATGATTGTTTAGATTTAACAACCATAACAGATTAACTTGatatatttcataaaattttacattacTATTGTTTAGTACTGATAATCAAATAGACCTTTAACGTGTGTACTTGAGATTGATGGAAAGTAAAAGTTGTTCTCTGCTTTCTGAATCTCCCTAGCTTATGAGTTATGAGTTATGACTTATGAGAGAGCAAATCGAAGTGCATATAATAAATTACAAGCCTAAAATATCCGCTTTCTGTTTTTTCATGTACCGTCAAAAAGGCtactaaaatttttaattcCATATTCTATAATTGGGATAGTTTTAGAAACAATGAATCGGCAGCAACGTATTTAGATTTGCGTACAAAAATTGATTTCTCAATATTTGGTAATTTGTACGGAATAAGTATATAATTTGTACTTTTAAGCATTATATGTATCCaatcatattaaaaatacaaattttagtATGAGACAATTTTACTATATTCGTATTTTATACATGATATAAATAGcttaataatcataaattttattatttttatttctctatCACTATAAATTTGCTATAGTATACAGATTCAAActagaattttttaaatacaacataacaaatttaaaggaatatgaaaaagtaattaaattttaCATATAATTACGATTCATTTAACCAAAATGTTCATAATTTCATACTATACCTTTCGGTCCTTGTAaatttactattaataaaaattcgagtagtttttatcacaaaaattcACTATTGATATCAGATTCACATaccttactttttttttctttttcttatcttTTCTATTGGAtcattattactaaaaaaaacatataaataatcaaatagaaatcaaaagaaaaagaaaaaaaaaacacatacacAAAATGAAATggtaaataatgaataatcaatgatcagttGAAGAAGGTTCACTAAGAGTCTCACAAATACTTTCTAAATGAGGTCTCCAAACAGCAACTCTTCCTCTTGATCTTCTTTCTCTTGATACAATTTTTTCACTCAAAATATCACTCAAATACTTATCCCCatcagatgatgatgatgatactcCTAATGATATTGAATTACTTCTATTTTTCTGTTCCCTTCTTTTCCTCCTAGTTGTCGATGATGAACACCCACCAGTCGAAACCGACGGTGCAGATGAAGCTGATGTTTTCGGTAGTTTCTTCTTACCAGAATTACCTGCATGGTCGTCCATTAACAAGAACAAAGCAGGTAATCGCACCATGTCCCAAAATTTTTTAGagcttaaaaatatatattttatttttatatacaaGAGGTTGAtattaagttaattaaatatgaggataatttaaattttttttaagtaacatTTCTTTAGCTCTAAAATACTTACCATATTCACTTTTTTACGCGATCCAATGTACtaacttaatttttaatatctctaattatgtagaatttaataaatattaaaaaattttgatattaataaccTTTACATTATCACAAATAAAACAAGAtttcatttaactatatttgaacttaattatagattaaaaattagttataaattaaaagtaatcgATAAATAGTGCAATAGTTTTAATattacaaataatttaaaatggagaaaatataaattattaggacttttttataaaataattaaaatatcatcCATACAAAACAAAAGTGtgtcatatattatttattacacTAGTTTTTAGGGGTTTCGCTCTggaattaaaaaatgaatagGATGGGCCTAACTAATTACCTGATGATGGTTGATGGTGATGATCATGAACAGGGATAAGGAAGTAAAtcttccctctttggagttgaGCATCAGGTGGGACCACTACGATGGTGGGCCTACGGTGGTGAGAATCAGGAGCATCAACGACGTCGTTTGAAGTAGGACATGAAGTAGGTTTCTTAAGGATGTGTTTGGGGTGAGCCTTCATGACTTCTTCGGCTCGTATCGAGCCGGAAATCTCTTCCACACGGCCGTTCGTGTGGATGATGCGGATCACATCTAAGGATCCGCATGGGAGGATGCAAGATATACAACACCTTAttgtattcttcatttttcgattcttatcttttttattatttgataataattaaaCTCATAGTATAATATTTGGAATAATGGATCTTATTGGGTATTTTTTGAAGGTTGTTATGAAATATGAAGATATATGATCCTTGAATGATTTTCAAGGCATgaaaaacaatttatttttcatattttttctttttaattctctcttACAATTaagagagatgaaaaaaaagagggAAGAAAAAGGAAGGATCGAAGCAGTGTGTATTTTGGAGTTTTGGATCGATCAATATACAAAAGAAGGgggttggggggggggggggggggggggtccaTTGCCTAACCTTCACCAAGTTCAATAATTTTCGGAGTTTTGGACTTTGTGTTTTAAAGTTTGGAggtataaatatattattatataatgtatgtatggaaaaattaaattattacttGTATTTTGTGTCCTTTAAGTTTTTTACTATACTTTTGACACTTCTTTCAAGTATTAATAGTATTGGTTTTTActatatataatttgaaaaaaaaaattttaatgtaatATCAAATTTAGGCTAGTAAGAACTTTCTTCATATAAaccttgatcatagttttctatgagcggatatactgaatatgatgatgaagaacgttcttaatatatacttttattaatgCTTTTACCTATTTACAAATGGAACAGAGATTAAATAGTTGAATatagtaaattaaaatagtaaatatttagATATTTTTCCTCATAACATGTCACTAAGAGCTATTATTCTGTAGTAGATTACTCGTTTATATTAGTAAAGTATATATGATAacatatattttgattttagaaTTAGGTCTTTTGGATTTTAGTTAAATCGATTCAATTTGGTTTTTGTGAAATGTATGTAATTCGATTGGGTTCAATGCGGTTCAAGTTtacaaatgaaaaagaaaatgagtttACATCATTAAAAGAATTTTGGGACAAGTAAGAATAAAGATCACAAAAGTTTTGCTTCACCAAAGTCTTCAAAAGTGTTATTGAACCTTAGAGACCATTTTAGTACCACAAAAGTGTGCTTGTCTACAAATATATCTGCACAGAAATATGAATTAATCTTGCCTCAAGATTATTAATTAATGCAGTCTATCTCAATAACCTTGGAGATCTTCAAACTTAAACTCTAATCCTTTATACTTTCTTTGTACCATTGATTTTGCTACTCAATATACAGAAGACTATCACTCTAATTCCACaatttagcaaaaattaaaGAGACATAATATGAATAttgatgataattttaaatttagattATGAATTAaccaatgaaaaataatattgttagatttaaaaaattaatactatatatcatcaaacacaaattcttgagagaacaaaaataaatttaatctgATAAAATGATGATATCTTCAAAGGTTGGCGTTTTTTAGGCTACAAAGACCAGCCCTTGAGTCCATGAATATTTTAGTTAATATGAgtcgtaatataaagcataatAACGTTTTAAAAACGACTACATTAcccttattaaaaattattgttcATGATTCTTGACTCTTTATCATGATGTCAATATGGATCATCATCACTAATATTTTGGCTctaaaatgattgtatttttattaattaaaagttaaaacaataCCACATTTTTTTACTTCTGTAACTTTTCAATTTAAGTGAAAATTTatgaaagtatttttttttacatttaatataaaaataatcccCCAcacgtaaaataaaaaatgagaatTAATCAAGAAACCTCAAACCAAAATCAACCTATTattctcatttttatttaaaacattatTGGAAATATTTCTAAAAAGAATTTCGATCATATTCCACTTAGTGGTCTTGGTTGAGCGATGTCATATATCCTTTGCCATGATTGGGACAACCAAATAAGTTCGACTACAACACAACAGAATTATACCATtatatatactactatatatTTCTAATGCATCAAGACTCATCAGATGCAAGGATTGAACCACACATTTACACGTGTCAAAACATGATTGATTGCCAGGTAATATCAGGTGGCATAGTAATGCATACGTGGGTCCATAATATTTCATTCTTTACTCTAAATAGCTATTCTTTTAAGACAatcttaaaacaaaaaactcataTTCTAATAGTTATATCAATTGGACTATTTATCTAATGTATGGAGAACCTTTTACTGTGAGATCGTATGTACctcacacaagaatttgtgctcACTAATAAATTCGCATCTATTTCCATTCGAATTTTTATCCTGTCTATTATCTTTTAACTTTTACATTTATCTTTTTAAGGGTATAGTaactttttcataaaatatacccTTTTCTTAGTTTTGTATAAAATCTTTACCTAGTGACTAAAATAGAAGAGATGGAGTATAATATATTGCAacgataaaaaattaattttttattctcatCCACATATTTTAATTGACCAATtttaatatcatctacataatttaaattatcctattatttttaattttctgtGTAATATACAACTATGTTAATTTCTCGGGTTACAGAGGGAGGGAGTAATGATGAATAGAGGAGTGAGTAGAGCAGAAGAGAAGAGTGAGACGTACAGATAAGCATATAAAAAAAGGAACATTTTGTTATAGTTGTTATACTAACACAGAGGTTTGTTTGGAATGTAATATGTGGAATTGGGAGAAATGAAGAGGATGAGTGTGAATAAGGCTTTGTTTTTGTAATGTAATGGGTGtaaagatgattgaatatgtaTAAGCAAGATCATGTGCGTTGTTGTTTTCATTGAAAAGAGAGCTATGATGGATTTCTACTTTATATTAAAGGGACAATACCCTCTTAGGTTTGCTAAGTGCCTAGTTTTGACAATTTCATTCCCAAAACTATTCCTCACTCTATTATTCCACCAAATGTATCCCAtatatttaatgaaaaaaaaaaaaaaatggtataaTAAATATTGTGGATAATAGGGAAATCGTGTGAATGTCTAGATAAgataaaaaagtaattaaatgtggataaaattaaagaaaaaaatattattgataaaaattaaaccAAAGCAAATTTGATACAACTGACTAAAAAAAGTAAGACaaattttataagttaaaagAACTATTAGTAGTGAAGGTTGCAACATACTCCCTCCGATTCTTTTGaaatgtcccattttctttttggttactatttatcgatcactcttaatttgttttttattcttcatccatGCATTAAACATAGTTAAActtaattttgtttgattcgtctcaacataaggtttataaatatttagtttttatatttttttaattatatacaattatCACTATTAAGTAGTGCATTGgtaaacatgaaaaaaaaaaacaaattggaCTTTTGAAATCAAACAGGAGTATTTGATAAGATGTACATATttaatacacataataaaactCAATTATTATctcccacaaaaaaaaaaaatcaagtattattttgttatacacCAACGTTCATCATTGTCTTGAGATTAAGAAATATTTCTAAAACAACCAAAACCAAGATCGTTTTGGTAATAAACTCAAGTATATTAGTATAGCAGGAGCTATAAGATTTTTATGTAAGACAATAGGAgtctataaaaattaataacgtATATGACCTTAAAAAACTGTCAATTTTCAGCGAGCTCTGCCTTTGAGTACTAGACTACTAGTGGTGCTTGTCCTTATTGCTTTGCCTTGGACGCCTTATATTATAATTCATCTCATGAAAATtgataaggttttttttagtcTGTTTCATAAAATATGCTATATCTTTATCTTCATTTTGatctcttattttttaaaaatttaaagaaaaactgTGAGACGCTTAGGATAGGTGCACAGCCATAACATACCatgaaaaaaaggaaagaaaacatGCAAAGTGTTTGTCATTTACTTAGTGGTAAAAGAAGGGTAGTACACCCCTTTTATACAAGTGTCTGATTGAGTTTGATATAACAAACAATCCAACTGGCAAGAAACAAGAATTATACAAAATACATTCTTATCAGCCCCCCTCAAACTTAGCAGGGGAGGACATGCCAAGTTTGGTTAACAAATGCCGAAATTGAGCAGAAGGAATCACTTTAGTGAAGACATTAGCCAGTTGAAATGAAGTGGGAAGATATGTCAACTGTAGAAGGCTCTCCATGACCTTGTCACGGGTAAAATGACAATCAATTTCCAAGTGTTTGGTGCGTTCATGGAACACCGGATTCTGAGCAATATGAAGTGCGGACATGTTGTCACAATGTAGAGTAACAGGACGTAATGAATGGAGACCAAGTTCCTCGAGAAGTCGAACAACCCAAACAACTTTAGAAGATGTACTGGCCATGGAAGGATACTCAGCCTCAGTGGAATACTTAGAAACCGTGGCTTGCTTTTTAGATTAGGTGACCGTCCAAGAAGAAGAACAAAACCAGAAATGGAACGTCTAGTGTCGGGGCATGCCCCCCAATCcgaattagaatatgtttgaAGAGTTAACTGATCAGATGCCGAAAGAAGAATACCTTGGCCTAATGTGGCAGATAAGTAACCAAGCGTGTGTTTAACAGCCTCAAAATGTGCAGTAGTGGGTTTTTGCATATGTTGGCTAAGGGTTTGTACGGCATAAGAGAGATTAGGATGGGTATGAGTTAAGAAATTTAACTTTCCAACCAAGCTGCGGTATAAAGTGGGGTTGGAGAATAAAAGTGAATTGTGGGAGGATAACTTGTGGTTTAAGGGAAGAGGAGTAACATGTGGGGTAAATGGCGAAGTATCAGCATCCCTAATAAGTTCCTTGCTAAATTTTTGTTGAGTAACAATGATACCATTAGTAGAATATGTAAGTTCAAGACCAAGGAAGATACTCAAACAACCAAGATCCTTTATACTGAAAACATTATGCAGATGAGACTTTAAATGAGAGATGAGAGAAGTATTATTCCTAGTAACGATGATGTCGTCAACATATATAGCAACAATAGTGATGAAATGATGATCCTTGTGAGTAAATAAAGAATAATCCATCTTGGTTTGAATAAAACCCTGTGAAAGGAGCTCAGTAGTAAGTTTGGCAAACCATTGGCGGGATGCCTGTTTAAGACCGTAAAGAGACTTATGCAGCTTGCAAACCACATTAGGAGGATGAGGTAAACAGTCAGGCACTATCATATGAACATCCTCATGAAGATCCTCGTGCAAAAAAGCATTATTAACGTCGAGCTGGTGTAAAAACCATTTATGAGAAGCAGAAAGTGTAAGTATACAATGAATGGTGGTCATAAGAACAACAGGGGAAAAAGTCTCATGAAAATCAACCCCATATTTCTGTGTATACCCTTTGGCCACAAGATTAGCCTTGTATCTTTATAAAGAACGACCTTCAGCCTTTAACTTGATTTTATAAACCCACTTGCAACCAATACTTTTCTTGCCATGTGGAAGAGGGACAAGATCCCATGTATGATTAGCTTGAAGAGCTTGAAGTTCAATGTCCATAGCCTTGACCCACAAGGGGTTCTGTGCTGCTTGTTTATAGGTTTTGGGCTCAAGCTATTGACTATGAGAAGCTAACAGTGACTGATGAGAAGGGGGAAGAGaattaaaatgaacaaggttGCAGCAATGAGTAGTGGTGCAAACAAAGTCCTGAAGGTGAGAGGGAGGTTTGTGGACATGGGTAAAGTAAGGAAGGAGTATAAGAGAGGTCAACAATCAAGGGTAAAGTAGGAGGGATTAGCATTAGAAAAAGTAGAAGATTCTGAAGAAGTGGGAGTAGATGATATAGGGCAGGAGTGAGTATTGTTATTAAGAGATGATAAAGGGTGGATAGAAGTTTGTATAGGAGAAGGAGTATGTGGCGTGTCAGCAGGAGGAGTATGTGGCATGTCAATAAGAGAAGGAATAGGGAAAAGAGTAGGTGGAAGATAAAGATCATCTTAGTGGGGAATGGGTGTATGAGCTGGTAAATAAAAGGTAGAAAAATAAGAGGTAGAAGGAGTGGTAGAGTGATAAAGGAAATGACGATCCTGAAAAGTAACATCTTTAGAAAAGACTATTGAATTAGTGGTAGGGTTATATGTTTTGTAGGCCTTTTGAGTGAGGGAATAACCTATGAAATAGAAATGTCAGCCCTAGGATGAAATTTTGATCTATGCTGTTTGGAAGTGGACACAAAACACAACCAGCCAAAAGACTTAAGGTGAAAGAGATTGGGTGGTTCACCATATACTTTTCATAGGGCGAAGTATTACCCAAAACAGGTAAAGGAGAAGGGTTAATAAGATAAACAGTTGTTTGAACAcattctgtaacaccccgagattttctgacgtcattaattaatattttaatgacttttgggtattttataattatattaaattaattttgaagtagttttaataaattcctttcatatacgaaattaaatattgacatatatttatattaaaaaaaaatacgatcacgatttctaaataaagaggttcgaatcaaaataattattttattgaaatgtgtgagcacacgaaggtgagttcttagttgggcctcgcaagaagatgaacctaggtaaacaaataaataaataagtgtataaattaataaataggatgagttagggttttaaggGGATATCACTCCCTCCCTCACAAGAATCACGCCGTCAGCCCGTCACTCCCTtccttctcttctctctttctctcactcCCTCTCACTCACTGCTGAGCCTCCACAGCCACCAAGGACAGCAGCCGGCAGCATCTTCCCTTTCCCTGCAGCAGCCGTGACTCACCCCAAGTAGCTGGCAGCGACCGTGACTCACCCAAGCAGCAGGCGGCAGCAGCTGCGTTTCTTGGAGGTTCCCACAGCAGCAGCCGTGTCTGGCACACCACAGGCTGTCCACCTTCGtgctccaccaccaccacaacaccACCTATACCCTCACTCTTTTCTAGTTTCTccattgtgagccatctcttctcttttctctaattaatttctagttttatttgaagttttatgaagtttatgagtgaggtgttgatttttgtgttattttcattgaatctttttgtgggtaagaatttgattgatgaattaaacatgtttgacttagggtttgaagtgtgattgaaattatgggttgtgtgttgatttgtattagtttctttgaatcttagtatgggtagtaattaaatgTTATCTTTAAACACGAAACGATTAGagcttggatttagagatgaaattaccaaTGATGTGTgtgttatactatattttggtgatgattgattaaataactttaaaagttgttttaagatttggtcgaatggttattattgtgaataattagtaatggtgatgatgttagttgactatgaaagtgatttcgATTGATTAAATTtggaataatagttactaattgttgtggtttcattgttgtaaattacaaatacccttattaggttgttattgaagttatagatacatgatattggtaagccaagagcataatgtcaacttatcgtcgatggttgctaaagttatttgtcgtgttgttttgattatagttcttaatagctttggagaatgcaacaaatgatatcccgatatgataactctaagatttgctttatcgttatattaatattatattaaaattgtaagatttagttgtgattagttatttttatgtaacgcgagccgatatgctcaaaattagttaatgcaaagaaacgattcacacatacttctact of the Amaranthus tricolor cultivar Red isolate AtriRed21 chromosome 6, ASM2621246v1, whole genome shotgun sequence genome contains:
- the LOC130815854 gene encoding uncharacterized protein LOC130815854, producing the protein MKNTIRCCISCILPCGSLDVIRIIHTNGRVEEISGSIRAEEVMKAHPKHILKKPTSCPTSNDVVDAPDSHHRRPTIVVVPPDAQLQRGKIYFLIPVHDHHHQPSSGNSGKKKLPKTSASSAPSVSTGGCSSSTTRRKRREQKNRSNSISLGVSSSSSDGDKYLSDILSEKIVSRERRSRGRVAVWRPHLESICETLSEPSSTDH